A single genomic interval of Rosistilla ulvae harbors:
- a CDS encoding IclR family transcriptional regulator: MQTSSLGKAFHVLEVLAGTDGAMPLVEIVGELGYHKPTVHRLLQDLSELGYVARVGKGRYQLTHKLRRMTMGKLHDRLLDIAAPFLHELHKQTGETVNLGCVRGTSVRYLKVLESRHPFRRVVDGNSRDPLYSTALGRALTCQWSDKDWEALIERTKLVALTPQTTVDPQQLLAIHQRAKQEGYVVEQDQTDIGITCIGAPVYEREDVVAAVSVSLPTARVDVDSKRDLIDAVVQTAKQVSAKLAAE; encoded by the coding sequence ATGCAAACATCTTCTTTGGGAAAAGCATTTCACGTGCTCGAAGTTTTGGCAGGAACCGACGGCGCGATGCCGCTGGTCGAAATTGTTGGTGAACTCGGGTACCACAAACCGACCGTGCATCGGTTGTTGCAAGATCTTTCGGAACTGGGGTATGTCGCTCGCGTTGGGAAAGGCAGGTATCAGCTGACGCATAAGTTACGTCGCATGACCATGGGTAAATTGCATGATCGGTTGCTCGACATCGCCGCCCCCTTTCTGCATGAGCTACACAAACAGACCGGCGAAACAGTGAACCTGGGGTGCGTACGAGGCACATCGGTTCGCTATCTGAAAGTCCTGGAAAGTCGGCATCCGTTTCGACGCGTTGTCGATGGCAACAGCCGAGATCCGCTTTACTCCACCGCCCTGGGGCGCGCTCTGACGTGCCAGTGGTCGGACAAGGATTGGGAAGCGTTGATCGAACGAACCAAGTTGGTGGCATTGACGCCACAAACAACGGTTGATCCGCAACAGTTGCTTGCGATTCATCAGCGTGCCAAACAGGAAGGGTATGTGGTGGAACAGGATCAGACCGATATCGGGATCACGTGTATCGGTGCTCCTGTTTACGAGCGGGAGGATGTCGTTGCAGCGGTCAGTGTCAGTCTGCCGACAGCTCGCGTGGATGTGGATTCGAAGCGGGACCTCATCGATGCGGTGGTACAGACGGCAAAGCAGGTGTCCGCCAAGTTGGCGGCTGAATAG
- a CDS encoding MYG1 family protein translates to MAIQLIVTHPGGAHKDDFLACSLLAHLHGVPIQRREPTEEDLADPSICVVDVGEVHDPEQNNFDHHQFPRDAPPLCALSLVLQSMGLYDDALSFCAWLRPAEWLDTLGPNEAAKLIGIPRAALGALNSPLDITLLNRFSSQTELRPENPIYQVMCMVGEDIVNYLRSLRQRLDYLKSHAQYWTIESEGKGESIQALFLEKSDTLANDPSFGVYAFIESEGKQDAIQAMVTPDRRGEGYGLSRYNDSQRLDFSQIETHEEVRFAHKRGFVAKVTTNDPTRLKELLKDAIVKSEAM, encoded by the coding sequence ATGGCGATACAGCTGATCGTGACCCATCCGGGCGGAGCCCACAAAGACGACTTCCTTGCTTGCAGCCTGCTGGCTCATCTGCACGGTGTTCCGATCCAACGCCGCGAGCCGACGGAGGAGGATTTGGCCGACCCTTCGATCTGCGTCGTCGATGTCGGCGAGGTGCACGATCCCGAACAAAACAACTTCGACCACCACCAGTTCCCGCGAGATGCGCCGCCGCTGTGCGCCCTCTCGCTGGTGCTGCAGAGTATGGGACTCTACGACGACGCCCTCTCGTTCTGCGCCTGGCTGCGTCCGGCGGAATGGCTCGATACGCTTGGCCCCAACGAAGCTGCCAAGCTGATCGGAATTCCACGCGCGGCACTGGGAGCGCTCAACTCGCCGCTGGACATCACGCTGCTGAACCGATTTTCCAGCCAAACCGAGCTCCGGCCCGAAAACCCGATCTACCAGGTCATGTGCATGGTCGGGGAGGATATCGTCAACTACTTGCGCTCGCTGCGCCAACGGTTGGACTACCTGAAGTCGCACGCTCAGTACTGGACGATCGAAAGCGAGGGCAAGGGCGAATCGATCCAAGCTCTCTTCCTTGAAAAGAGCGACACGCTTGCCAACGACCCGTCGTTTGGAGTCTACGCGTTCATCGAGAGCGAAGGAAAACAGGACGCGATCCAGGCGATGGTAACTCCCGACCGTCGCGGCGAGGGATACGGGCTGTCGCGATACAACGACAGCCAACGGTTGGACTTTTCGCAAATTGAAACCCACGAAGAAGTTCGCTTCGCCCACAAACGTGGCTTCGTCGCAAAAGTCACCACCAACGATCCGACGCGGCTGAAGGAACTTTTGAAAGACGCGATCGTGAAAAGCGAAGCGATGTAG
- a CDS encoding mandelate racemase/muconate lactonizing enzyme family protein gives MKIVKIETAIPDEIMPGLLLLRIHTDEGLVGCGETYYAPEAVAGLVHDWMHHYLLGKNPLDIEKHWRFLYERTTNFGSRGAELRAISAIDLALWDLFGQAMKVPVWQLLGGAVQESIPTYNSCGGPSYGAKTDTASGHIWPGHGPMGNPGPMNDYWSVIHRPVELAQELLEAGYKAMKTWSFDFAAHKQNGPVYVSHADVEKGVAPFVAIREALGNKMELMLDGHGFFQLPVALRIAKRLQECDLLWAEDLLRVDSIDTLADFRDKAGIPVAVSEMFSGPDDFRLTLEKRAADYVMIDPTWVGGITQTKNFTRLAQLYNIPVVMHDCTGPLTLLSGVQVAAASGNVPWQESVRAHITMLYPKLIDAQVEVAGGAIPIPTQPGIGAAWLPELFRADGRNYRVTNL, from the coding sequence ATGAAAATTGTAAAAATTGAAACCGCCATTCCCGACGAAATCATGCCGGGTTTGTTGTTGTTGCGGATCCACACCGATGAAGGTCTCGTCGGTTGTGGCGAAACCTATTACGCCCCAGAAGCTGTCGCCGGGTTGGTGCACGATTGGATGCATCACTACCTGCTGGGCAAGAATCCGCTGGACATTGAAAAGCATTGGCGTTTTCTCTACGAACGGACTACCAACTTTGGTTCTCGTGGTGCGGAACTGCGGGCGATTTCAGCGATCGATCTAGCGCTGTGGGATCTGTTTGGCCAAGCTATGAAGGTGCCGGTTTGGCAATTATTAGGCGGAGCGGTTCAGGAGTCGATTCCCACATACAACAGTTGCGGCGGCCCATCGTACGGCGCGAAGACTGATACAGCGTCGGGCCATATCTGGCCTGGGCATGGCCCGATGGGCAACCCGGGACCGATGAACGATTATTGGTCGGTCATCCATCGACCTGTCGAACTGGCTCAAGAATTACTGGAAGCTGGCTACAAGGCGATGAAAACTTGGTCGTTTGACTTCGCCGCCCACAAACAAAACGGACCGGTTTACGTTTCCCACGCCGATGTGGAAAAAGGCGTCGCGCCATTCGTGGCAATTCGCGAAGCGCTTGGCAATAAAATGGAACTGATGCTCGATGGGCACGGTTTCTTCCAATTGCCCGTGGCCCTGCGGATCGCCAAGCGGTTGCAGGAGTGCGACCTGTTGTGGGCCGAAGATCTGCTGCGTGTCGATTCGATCGATACGTTAGCCGACTTCCGCGATAAGGCGGGAATTCCCGTCGCGGTCAGCGAGATGTTCTCCGGCCCCGACGACTTCCGATTGACGTTGGAAAAGCGGGCGGCCGACTATGTGATGATCGATCCCACTTGGGTTGGCGGGATCACGCAAACCAAGAACTTCACGCGCCTGGCCCAACTGTACAACATCCCAGTCGTGATGCACGATTGCACTGGACCGCTAACATTGCTTTCAGGCGTTCAAGTCGCTGCCGCGTCAGGCAACGTCCCTTGGCAAGAAAGCGTTCGCGCTCATATCACCATGCTGTACCCCAAACTGATCGATGCCCAGGTTGAGGTCGCAGGCGGAGCGATCCCGATTCCTACGCAGCCCGGAATCGGCGCGGCGTGGTTGCCCGAGTTGTTTCGAGCCGACGGACGCAATTATCGGGTGACGAACCTTTAA
- a CDS encoding peptide MFS transporter, translating to MHQPLKTPSTLAAPDELFGHPKGLYVLFLTEMWERFSFYGMRALLVFYLTKHFLFGDQVALGIYGAYVALGYATPVIGGLIADRYLGQRVSVTFGAILMCLGHLGMAVEGAGAQVLENADGTSTIVRDEPALQIFYFSLALLIVGIGFLKPNIATIVSSLYPPEDPRRASAYTLFQMGIMLGAALSAGICGYLGETYGWAYGFGTAGIGMLVGLIVFLTGQKHLHGVAEPPPAYRKPLLGPITAAPVIYVGSLAAVGMFWFFVQQTTLVGYMLAAFSIAVVGYVLFVSFYQCTPVQRDRMLVLLAFQLAMTFFATLFEQAGGALNLFADRNVDRQFWGSEVRASQLQSIMPMTIVLLAPLFAWLWPALSRVGRDPRSPVKYGLTMVFMGLGFGLLAWATFAFDRDGQIDLAWLVSAYVLFGVADLLIVSVSYSTVTALSIPRIVGMMMGTSMLAISAANYLAAQVAAVVTVANKNADLSAYSMQDSLAAYHQLFFGLSVAAILFALALFAATPLMARRMHGVH from the coding sequence ATGCATCAGCCCCTCAAAACGCCCTCGACGTTGGCCGCGCCGGACGAGCTCTTCGGACATCCCAAGGGACTTTATGTTCTGTTCCTAACCGAGATGTGGGAACGGTTCAGTTTCTATGGCATGCGTGCTTTGCTGGTCTTCTATCTAACAAAGCACTTTCTCTTCGGCGATCAGGTGGCGCTGGGGATCTACGGCGCCTATGTTGCATTGGGCTACGCAACCCCAGTCATCGGCGGCCTGATCGCCGATCGCTATCTCGGCCAACGAGTCTCGGTCACGTTTGGTGCGATCTTGATGTGCTTGGGTCATCTTGGAATGGCGGTCGAAGGCGCAGGCGCCCAAGTGTTGGAGAACGCCGATGGCACCTCCACCATCGTTCGCGATGAACCCGCGCTGCAAATCTTCTATTTTTCGTTAGCGCTGTTGATCGTTGGGATTGGTTTTCTGAAGCCGAACATCGCCACGATTGTCAGCTCACTGTATCCGCCAGAAGATCCGCGACGCGCGTCTGCTTATACACTGTTCCAGATGGGGATCATGTTGGGCGCTGCCCTTTCAGCGGGGATCTGTGGCTACCTGGGCGAAACCTACGGATGGGCCTATGGCTTTGGAACCGCTGGCATCGGGATGCTCGTTGGATTGATCGTGTTTTTGACGGGCCAAAAACACTTGCACGGCGTGGCTGAACCGCCGCCCGCCTACCGGAAACCATTGCTGGGACCGATCACTGCCGCCCCCGTTATCTATGTCGGATCGCTTGCCGCAGTGGGAATGTTCTGGTTCTTTGTGCAACAAACGACGCTGGTCGGTTACATGCTGGCGGCGTTTTCGATCGCTGTTGTTGGATACGTCTTGTTCGTTTCCTTTTACCAATGCACTCCCGTCCAACGCGATCGCATGCTTGTTTTGTTAGCGTTCCAGTTGGCGATGACCTTCTTTGCAACACTGTTCGAACAAGCTGGTGGTGCGCTGAACTTATTTGCCGACCGGAATGTCGATCGACAATTCTGGGGGAGCGAAGTGCGTGCGTCCCAGTTGCAAAGCATCATGCCGATGACGATTGTGCTGCTGGCCCCATTATTTGCGTGGCTTTGGCCCGCGCTGTCGCGCGTGGGACGCGATCCTCGATCGCCAGTGAAATATGGATTAACGATGGTCTTCATGGGACTTGGCTTCGGCCTGTTGGCTTGGGCCACCTTTGCATTCGATCGGGATGGGCAGATCGACCTAGCCTGGCTCGTGTCGGCATACGTGTTGTTTGGAGTGGCCGACCTGCTGATCGTTTCAGTCAGCTATTCAACGGTCACCGCATTATCGATCCCCAGGATTGTTGGGATGATGATGGGGACATCGATGCTCGCAATCTCAGCGGCAAACTATTTGGCCGCTCAAGTGGCTGCGGTGGTTACTGTCGCCAATAAGAATGCCGATCTCAGTGCCTATTCGATGCAAGACTCACTCGCAGCCTACCACCAGTTGTTCTTCGGGTTATCGGTCGCAGCCATCCTATTTGCACTCGCGCTATTTGCGGCAACTCCCTTGATGGCCCGACGCATGCATGGCGTCCATTAA
- a CDS encoding DUF1559 domain-containing protein: MNRLRKSKSPDLRRRGFTLVELLVVIAIIGILVGLLLPAVQAAREAARRMQCSNNMRQIGLAMHNYHDTHRRFPYAWRTFDSTPGTVPAGQTHCRDTWFHRLLPYIEQDAMSNVYESDHALFINNSPILTPLIKTTVSAFVCPSNPGYGGAGANQAEGFQGTYGVCLSGSETLWTTSTTQGTGMFFLESKIQFRDILDGTSNTIMAGEGIARPMDNVGAHGDLGQYWGGASWGGSGFTTFESPNTSLPDRPHSCKSTTVKQAPCQSTSSTRGEQYNFTRSYHPGGVQVVLGDASVRFVGETINTAVFRNLGDRADGNVVGEW; encoded by the coding sequence ATGAATCGATTACGTAAATCCAAGTCTCCCGATCTCCGCCGTCGCGGTTTCACGTTGGTGGAACTGCTTGTTGTGATCGCCATCATCGGCATCCTGGTTGGGCTGCTGCTGCCCGCAGTTCAGGCCGCACGCGAAGCGGCTCGCCGGATGCAGTGTTCGAACAACATGAGGCAGATTGGGCTGGCGATGCATAACTATCACGACACGCACCGTCGCTTCCCTTATGCTTGGCGCACCTTCGACTCGACTCCCGGTACGGTCCCCGCTGGCCAGACGCATTGCCGCGACACGTGGTTCCATCGCCTGTTGCCGTACATCGAACAGGACGCGATGTCGAACGTCTACGAAAGCGATCACGCACTATTCATCAACAATAGCCCGATTTTGACACCATTGATCAAGACGACGGTCAGCGCTTTTGTCTGCCCATCGAATCCTGGATACGGCGGTGCGGGGGCCAACCAAGCCGAAGGATTCCAGGGGACCTACGGCGTTTGTCTCAGCGGATCGGAAACGTTGTGGACCACATCCACGACGCAAGGAACAGGAATGTTCTTCTTGGAATCGAAGATTCAATTCCGCGACATTCTCGATGGCACCTCCAACACGATCATGGCAGGTGAAGGGATCGCGCGGCCAATGGACAACGTAGGTGCTCACGGCGACTTGGGCCAATACTGGGGCGGCGCTTCTTGGGGTGGCTCGGGGTTCACGACCTTCGAATCTCCCAATACCTCCCTGCCCGATCGACCGCACAGTTGCAAATCGACGACCGTCAAGCAGGCTCCCTGCCAATCGACATCGTCGACTCGCGGCGAGCAATACAACTTTACCCGCAGCTACCATCCCGGCGGCGTGCAGGTCGTGCTCGGCGACGCGTCGGTTCGCTTTGTCGGCGAAACGATCAACACCGCGGTGTTCCGCAATCTAGGCGACCGAGCCGACGGAAATGTCGTCGGGGAATGGTAA
- a CDS encoding DUF1501 domain-containing protein: protein MSSTNTMPSWSRRDMLQQVGSGFGLLGLNSLLAENAIAAGDKAGGLAGHFPAKAKHIIFLFMSGGPSQIDTFDPKPDLAKYEGQRPAMVDIRTERKTSGLAASPVKFKPAGESGIPFPEFLPKLSQHADEMAIIRSMHTDFPNHAPALCMMNLGTLTPTRPSMGSWLTYGLGTENSNLPGYLALCPGNPVVGPKLWGNAFLPGKYQGTYIDTRQNTPESMIPHLRNSALSPAQQKRQLELITSINQQHLAANANDMALETRINSMELAYRMQFEAMEAFDVSREPQHVRDAYGSTEFAHSCLLARRLTEHGVRMVQIYYGNRQPWDTHSNHHKQNEKLCRDIDQPIAQLLTDLKSTGMLDETLVVWGGEFGRTPTLEGGSGRDHNPFGFSMWMAGGGIKGGTIHGATDEFGFRAVEDKVHIHDLHATILHQMGIDHQQLTYNYSGRDFRLTDVHGRVVQNILA from the coding sequence ATGTCCAGTACAAACACGATGCCGTCGTGGTCGCGACGCGACATGCTGCAACAGGTTGGCAGCGGTTTCGGCTTGCTGGGGCTGAACAGTCTGTTGGCGGAAAACGCGATAGCTGCGGGAGACAAGGCTGGCGGTTTGGCAGGCCATTTCCCTGCGAAGGCCAAACACATCATCTTCCTGTTCATGAGCGGCGGTCCTTCGCAGATCGACACTTTTGACCCCAAGCCGGATCTGGCCAAGTATGAGGGTCAGCGTCCTGCGATGGTCGATATTCGGACCGAACGGAAGACTTCGGGACTGGCCGCGTCACCAGTCAAATTTAAACCGGCTGGCGAATCGGGGATTCCGTTCCCTGAGTTTCTGCCGAAGCTGTCCCAGCATGCCGACGAGATGGCGATCATTCGGTCGATGCACACCGATTTTCCTAACCATGCTCCCGCCCTTTGCATGATGAATCTGGGGACGTTGACGCCAACGCGTCCTAGCATGGGGTCGTGGTTAACCTATGGGCTGGGCACAGAGAACAGCAATCTGCCTGGATATCTGGCCTTGTGCCCAGGCAATCCTGTGGTTGGACCGAAGCTTTGGGGGAATGCGTTTCTACCTGGAAAATACCAGGGTACCTACATCGATACGCGACAAAACACGCCTGAGTCGATGATTCCCCATCTGCGCAACAGTGCGCTCTCCCCAGCCCAACAGAAACGTCAACTGGAACTCATCACCTCGATCAACCAGCAGCACTTAGCGGCTAATGCAAACGACATGGCTCTGGAAACTCGCATCAATTCGATGGAGCTAGCCTACCGTATGCAGTTCGAAGCGATGGAAGCGTTCGATGTTTCGCGTGAGCCACAGCATGTTCGAGACGCCTACGGATCCACCGAATTTGCGCATTCGTGTTTGTTGGCGCGACGGCTAACCGAACATGGCGTGCGAATGGTCCAGATCTATTACGGAAATCGGCAGCCTTGGGATACGCATTCCAATCACCACAAGCAAAATGAAAAGTTGTGCCGCGACATCGATCAACCGATCGCTCAATTGCTGACCGATCTGAAATCGACCGGCATGTTGGACGAAACGCTTGTCGTTTGGGGTGGTGAATTTGGCCGCACGCCGACTTTGGAAGGGGGCAGCGGACGCGATCACAATCCGTTTGGGTTCTCGATGTGGATGGCTGGCGGTGGGATCAAAGGGGGCACAATCCACGGAGCGACCGATGAATTTGGCTTCCGCGCCGTCGAAGACAAAGTGCACATTCATGATTTGCACGCAACGATCCTGCATCAGATGGGAATCGATCACCAGCAGTTGACCTACAACTACTCCGGTCGCGACTTCCGCTTGACCGATGTACATGGGCGCGTGGTGCAGAATATCTTAGCGTGA
- a CDS encoding YncE family protein — MNISQSIVAIGLLGSFSCSVQADEKESLLEGVSIKRYVPQSGSLPACTHIARRGETEIVTSGDRLFFRADRQSPLSRSPIDVLVDAHSVVFNPFEKLFYATDTGNHRLITFADPASAAWDTFATSLAGIKLQRPHDIVLDDATGWMYSLNPNSSEVFRFKGSGGDVAVLDLSKQLGYSRALTIAGGTLYVIGSSHGVVVEVSDFEKQAFQIHTSFGKKKNAVAGSWQATGLVLNDVDYYQGRWYATSYFCPAYAGGEDCDENKFIRFKTWGDLKTGKWEDLSSLLPSKVVPYFLTPHADGLDIAMFSHEARGTADCVYRLTLAAPESSDP; from the coding sequence ATGAACATCTCTCAATCGATCGTTGCCATCGGGCTGCTTGGCTCCTTTTCTTGTTCTGTTCAGGCGGATGAAAAGGAGAGCTTGCTGGAGGGCGTTTCCATTAAAAGATATGTGCCGCAGAGTGGATCGTTGCCGGCTTGTACTCATATCGCTCGCCGCGGCGAGACCGAGATCGTGACCAGTGGCGATCGACTGTTCTTTCGGGCGGATCGTCAGTCGCCGCTGAGTCGATCGCCGATCGATGTTTTAGTCGACGCGCACAGTGTCGTTTTTAACCCTTTCGAAAAGCTGTTCTACGCGACCGATACGGGCAACCATCGGCTGATCACTTTTGCCGATCCGGCGAGCGCTGCGTGGGACACTTTTGCGACTTCGCTGGCCGGGATCAAGCTGCAACGACCGCACGATATCGTGCTGGACGATGCAACCGGTTGGATGTATTCCCTGAATCCCAACAGCAGCGAAGTGTTTCGGTTTAAGGGGAGCGGCGGGGACGTCGCGGTGTTGGATCTGTCGAAACAGTTGGGCTATTCCCGTGCACTGACGATTGCAGGCGGCACGTTGTATGTGATCGGTTCGAGCCATGGCGTGGTTGTCGAAGTGAGCGACTTTGAAAAACAAGCCTTCCAGATCCACACCAGCTTCGGCAAAAAAAAGAACGCCGTCGCCGGCAGTTGGCAAGCGACCGGCTTGGTGCTGAACGACGTCGACTATTATCAGGGGCGCTGGTACGCGACCAGCTACTTCTGTCCAGCGTATGCGGGGGGCGAAGATTGCGACGAAAACAAATTCATTCGCTTCAAGACCTGGGGCGATTTGAAGACGGGGAAGTGGGAGGATCTCAGTTCGCTGCTGCCCAGCAAAGTTGTCCCCTATTTCCTGACCCCTCACGCCGATGGATTGGACATCGCCATGTTCAGCCACGAAGCCCGGGGTACGGCCGATTGCGTCTATCGCTTAACACTCGCCGCTCCAGAATCCTCTGATCCGTAG
- a CDS encoding DUF1549 domain-containing protein, with protein sequence MSDQLKISIAIVPFAAIAFLSGNAANADPSAEGIRFFEQKIRPILVEHCYECHSADSASLSAGLMVDSQQGLLEGGDSGAAIVPGKPDESLLLESLRYDPYGYQMPPNGKLPVAVIADFEQWIRDGAPDPRTETNPKPGKQSFDIDSRRSFWSFQAPKESTAPRVQQSDWPRQKIDYFILAALEKAGFQPAAEADRRTLIRRASLDLIGLPPSYEQVEQFAADPDPQAYEKLIDRLLASPHYGERWGRHWLDIVRYAEDNVNMGPHNGPYPNAFRYRDWVIGALNTNVPYDEFIRRQLATDFLDHTGPEDLPALGLLGLSPEYHKELMLSTSALEAVYADEWEDRVDVIGRGLMGITVSCARCHDHKYDPISAKDYYALAGVFASTRQTDVPIISQEAILASQPARDEIAALKKQMAEIDAELKANKGDRAAIASLQKKRRSFVQKIAQIRAATPNIDIPMAAAVTEAQVRIEPKTETHQKIVYHDNKPRDLPVFIRGNVTTPGEIVPRRFLEVLSTGEPQPFQTGSGRLDLADAIASTENPLTSRVFVNRVWLLHFGEGLVDTPSNFGATGSAASHPLLLDDLAARFMRDGWSIKDLHREMMLSATYRQSSFPSAPDNVRQLDPGNRLLSHFRRMRLDAEAYHDALLVAGGSLDPQLGGRSKDIDNADYDRRAVYATISRQSPSQYLQVHDFPDPTIHAERRGNTTTALQQLFTMNSPFVLKQAQRLSKRVQASSDRKRIVEVYRLLFAREPTTNELSAGIAYLSQKAGAPQKEQIAALPSFVGDRIHADTAKLGESYSVEFWFRNTVPYAKRPVAGYLFSRGVDSSIPIGGDHIGIVGSYRSEQAGRLLFFNGARQPTSLVGRTTLQLDHWHHLVFVRDGSEVRLHLDGQGEPEVTGNASVSFDPAASQLFVGGRNDRFANFLGKIGGVAVYDRKLSISEIAQHFQLSGQQGDSVQFADHFAAMLQSQPVAAWALHEHASLPTQLQDRSGNERHATYEGKVSLDDEFSNWVAYCHALLCSNELLFVN encoded by the coding sequence ATGAGCGACCAACTGAAAATCTCGATAGCGATCGTTCCATTCGCTGCAATCGCGTTCCTGAGCGGCAATGCAGCGAATGCCGATCCGAGTGCCGAAGGCATTCGATTCTTCGAGCAGAAGATTCGTCCGATCTTGGTGGAGCATTGCTATGAATGCCATTCGGCCGATTCGGCGTCGCTCAGTGCGGGGCTGATGGTCGATTCCCAGCAGGGTCTGTTAGAAGGCGGCGACTCGGGAGCAGCGATCGTTCCGGGCAAGCCAGATGAGAGCCTGCTGTTGGAGTCGCTGCGATACGATCCCTACGGCTACCAGATGCCTCCGAATGGGAAGCTGCCCGTCGCGGTGATCGCTGACTTCGAACAATGGATTCGAGACGGAGCGCCCGATCCACGCACCGAAACCAATCCAAAGCCGGGCAAGCAAAGCTTCGACATCGATTCGAGGCGTTCGTTTTGGTCGTTTCAAGCTCCAAAAGAGTCCACAGCGCCGCGGGTTCAACAAAGCGATTGGCCACGTCAAAAGATCGATTATTTCATTCTTGCCGCTCTGGAAAAAGCGGGCTTTCAGCCTGCGGCCGAAGCTGACCGCAGGACCTTGATTCGCCGGGCCAGTTTGGACCTGATAGGTTTGCCGCCGAGCTACGAGCAAGTCGAGCAATTTGCCGCGGATCCGGATCCACAGGCGTATGAAAAACTGATCGATCGTCTGCTGGCGTCACCACACTACGGCGAGCGATGGGGGCGGCACTGGTTAGACATCGTGCGTTACGCTGAAGACAACGTAAATATGGGACCGCACAACGGTCCCTATCCCAACGCTTTTCGGTACCGTGATTGGGTGATCGGGGCTTTGAATACCAACGTCCCTTACGATGAATTCATCCGACGTCAATTGGCCACCGACTTCCTGGACCATACCGGTCCCGAAGACCTTCCTGCACTGGGACTGCTGGGCCTGTCGCCTGAGTATCACAAGGAATTGATGCTTTCGACATCGGCGCTCGAAGCGGTTTACGCCGATGAATGGGAAGATCGCGTCGACGTTATCGGGCGTGGGTTGATGGGGATAACGGTCAGCTGTGCTCGCTGTCACGACCATAAATACGATCCCATCTCGGCCAAAGACTATTATGCCCTGGCGGGCGTCTTTGCATCGACCCGACAAACCGATGTGCCAATCATCTCGCAGGAAGCAATTCTCGCTTCGCAACCTGCACGCGACGAAATCGCGGCGTTGAAAAAGCAGATGGCGGAGATCGATGCGGAATTAAAAGCGAACAAAGGCGACCGAGCAGCGATTGCGTCGTTGCAGAAGAAACGCCGTTCGTTCGTGCAAAAGATCGCACAAATTCGCGCCGCAACGCCGAACATCGACATTCCCATGGCGGCAGCGGTAACGGAAGCTCAGGTTCGAATCGAGCCAAAGACAGAGACCCACCAAAAAATCGTCTACCACGACAATAAGCCGCGTGATTTGCCAGTGTTCATTCGCGGCAACGTCACCACACCTGGCGAGATTGTTCCGCGTCGATTTTTGGAAGTGTTATCGACCGGAGAACCGCAGCCTTTCCAAACCGGAAGTGGTCGATTGGACCTAGCCGATGCCATCGCCTCAACCGAAAATCCATTGACCTCGCGGGTTTTTGTTAACCGCGTTTGGTTGCTCCATTTCGGTGAAGGACTGGTCGACACGCCAAGCAATTTTGGCGCCACAGGCTCCGCTGCTAGCCATCCTCTGCTATTGGATGATTTGGCCGCACGGTTCATGCGTGACGGCTGGTCGATCAAAGACCTCCATCGTGAAATGATGTTATCGGCAACCTACCGCCAATCCTCTTTCCCTTCCGCTCCCGACAACGTTCGGCAATTGGATCCGGGCAATCGGTTGTTGAGCCATTTCCGACGGATGCGATTGGATGCGGAAGCCTATCACGACGCATTACTGGTGGCAGGCGGAAGTTTGGATCCGCAGCTGGGAGGTCGGTCGAAGGACATCGACAACGCGGATTACGATCGCCGCGCGGTGTACGCCACCATCTCTCGGCAATCGCCCAGCCAATACCTGCAAGTGCACGATTTCCCCGACCCAACGATCCACGCTGAACGACGGGGAAACACGACCACGGCGCTGCAACAGTTGTTTACGATGAATTCACCGTTCGTCCTAAAACAAGCTCAGCGTTTATCAAAACGCGTCCAAGCGAGTTCAGACCGCAAACGTATCGTGGAAGTCTATCGGTTGTTGTTCGCTCGTGAGCCGACGACCAACGAACTCAGCGCCGGCATCGCCTATCTGAGCCAGAAGGCCGGCGCACCGCAGAAGGAGCAGATCGCAGCGCTGCCAAGCTTTGTAGGTGATCGCATTCATGCCGATACCGCCAAGCTGGGCGAGTCCTATTCCGTGGAGTTTTGGTTTCGAAATACCGTGCCGTACGCAAAACGCCCCGTCGCTGGATATCTGTTTTCCCGTGGCGTGGACAGCTCGATACCGATTGGTGGTGATCACATTGGGATCGTTGGCAGTTACCGCAGCGAACAAGCCGGTCGGTTGTTGTTTTTCAACGGTGCAAGGCAGCCTACATCGCTGGTCGGCCGCACGACGTTGCAATTGGATCATTGGCATCACTTGGTGTTCGTCAGAGACGGATCCGAAGTACGGTTGCACTTGGACGGTCAGGGCGAACCCGAAGTGACCGGCAACGCTTCGGTTTCATTCGATCCGGCGGCAAGCCAGTTGTTTGTGGGGGGACGGAATGATCGCTTCGCAAATTTCCTGGGCAAGATCGGCGGCGTGGCAGTTTACGATCGCAAACTGTCGATATCCGAAATTGCGCAACACTTTCAACTCTCCGGTCAGCAAGGCGATAGCGTCCAATTTGCGGATCACTTTGCCGCCATGCTTCAATCGCAACCTGTGGCTGCTTGGGCCTTACATGAACACGCAAGTCTTCCGACGCAGTTACAGGATCGTTCAGGGAACGAAAGACATGCGACCTATGAAGGGAAGGTGTCGTTGGACGACGAATTCTCGAATTGGGTTGCCTATTGCCACGCGTTGCTATGCAGCAATGAACTGTTGTTCGTTAACTGA